The following are from one region of the Thermodesulfobacteriota bacterium genome:
- the pyrF gene encoding orotidine-5'-phosphate decarboxylase: MKDRIVIALDTDSPGTALATVRSLSGEVGLFKVGMELFPRGGPDLVRRIRESGHGVFLDLKFHDIPNTVAGAVRSAAELGVRFATVHASGGRAMLAAAAEAAAGTGTTLLAVTVLTSLDDADLADVGFSLKAGDAVLRMAELAAAAGIGGIVCSANEVAAVRARLGKDAVLVTPGVRMPGGEAGDQKRVVTPGDAVRRGADYIVVGRPVTRAADPKAAAREIAEAMRRGAEG, from the coding sequence ATGAAGGACCGGATCGTAATCGCCCTCGACACCGACTCGCCCGGGACGGCGCTGGCGACCGTCCGCTCGCTCTCCGGGGAGGTCGGGCTGTTCAAGGTGGGGATGGAGCTCTTCCCCCGGGGGGGGCCGGATCTGGTCCGGCGCATCCGCGAGTCGGGGCACGGCGTCTTCCTCGACCTGAAGTTCCACGACATCCCGAACACCGTCGCGGGGGCGGTCCGCTCGGCCGCGGAACTGGGCGTGCGATTCGCCACCGTGCACGCTTCGGGGGGACGGGCGATGTTGGCGGCGGCGGCGGAGGCGGCTGCGGGGACCGGGACGACCCTCCTCGCGGTGACGGTGCTGACGAGCCTCGACGACGCAGACCTGGCCGACGTGGGCTTCTCCCTGAAAGCAGGCGATGCGGTCCTTCGGATGGCGGAGCTCGCGGCGGCGGCGGGGATCGGGGGGATCGTCTGCTCGGCGAACGAGGTCGCGGCCGTACGCGCCCGCCTGGGGAAGGACGCTGTCCTGGTCACGCCGGGAGTGCGGATGCCGGGCGGCGAGGCGGGCGACCAGAAGCGGGTGGTGACCCCCGGCGACGCCGTCCGGCGCGGGGCGGACTACATCGTGGTCGGACGGCCCGTCACCCGGGCCGCGGACCCGAAGGCCGCCGCGCGGGAAATCGCCGAGGCGATGCGCCGGGGCGCGGAAGGATGA